One Glycine max cultivar Williams 82 chromosome 1, Glycine_max_v4.0, whole genome shotgun sequence genomic window, ggtttctttttatttttgtgcatAGTTTACTTCTTTTGCGTTGTTGTCGCATTGATTATATGTTAGTGATATTTTTCTTTGGCTGAGTGATACATGCTTTATTTATAATTCTAATTCTACAATTAACACATTTGCTTGTTGGATCATCTTTAATGAAGGTTGGAACAGCTGTTGTTACTCGAAGTGATGGAAGATTAGCATTGGGCAGAATTGGAGCACTATGTGAGCaggtattaaaataaaagaaatttcagGATTATATATCTTCGGCAGATGCTAATAGGTGTTCTAAGGTCGCTGGTTAAACAACTAagaataaaaagttttttattagGATACGTAGAATTGCTCTTcccatgattttattttttccgcttccttataattttcagagtaaaaattttctccttttgattCCTTAACCAGTACCCTAAGGGCATCAAAACCCTATATCTTGTATATTCCTTACTTTTCATGTATTTGTGTGTGTATATGTGACTAAAAGTTgtgcttcctttgaaaattgTTGCAGCTTAAAGAACTAAGCAGTCAAGGGTATGAAGTCATATTGGTAACTTCAGGTGCTGTTGGTCTTGGCAGGCAAAGGCTTAGATATCGCAAATTGGCCAATAGCAGGTTCTTATATCTTTTGCTATGCTAATTGTATATGTTTCCCAACGACATGAATCAAATTTCTTATCAATGATGGCTTTCACACTTCGATActtcaatttgaaaaaattgataaaagctTCGGTTGTAGACTTAGAGGTACTTATGCAGAACTGTCTCAAGCTGAGCTGAAAGTACTTTAATGTTGTATACTCTACTAGCATGTTTCTCTTTAGAATTTTTAGTCCCAATTGTGTGATTAGGATTGAACCCATGTAGGATTGAAGGAGTTAATGcaaatttgtttcttttcaattaatttgaggTTGAATTTAGGGTGAGAATGACGAGCCTTAAAGACATTGTTTACTTGTTGTGATGCAgcttttctgatcttcaaaagCCACAAGAAGAGCTTGATGGAAAAGCATGTGCGGCTGTTGGGCAGAGTAGTCTCATGGCTCTCTATGATACCATGTTCAGCCAGGTTGGCACAAAACTAAGTTGCTTATTTATTATCATCTCAATTCAATATAAGTGTTTTCTCTTCCTTTATTTACTACATTTGCATGTGAATTTGTTTTTTCCTCCATATTGATGTTGATACAAGATTTTTCGTGGTGCAGCTTGATGTGACTTCTTCCCAACTTCTTGTGAATGATGGGTTCTTCAGGGATTCTGGCTTCAGAAAACAACTTTCAGACACAGTGAACTCATTGTTGGATTTAAGGGTTATCcccattttcaatgaaaatgatGCTGTTAGTACTAGGAAGGCACCATATGAGGTAGGCTGGTTTTTCTTCAactatttcatttgaattatctctactttttttttttgttttaaaattgtttaaattttgcTTTTGATTACTATCTTAGTTTGTTGAGATGGTATGATCAAAATGTTTTAGTCAAAACTCTTTTATGTTACACCAACAATATGTTAATTTGATTAACATAAACAAAACAAGCCATGTCCCACTAGGTGGGTTTGGCTACATGGTTGGTGACTTTGTAATATCTAATACGTGGCTATCTTAAATTTTAAGCACTGTGTGCAGGATTCTTCCGGTATTTTCTGGGACAATGATAGTTTGGCTGGTCTATTAGCCCTTGAACTTAAAGCTGACCTCCTTGTTTTATTGAGTGATGTTGAGGGGCTCTATAGTGGTCCTCCAAGTGACCCAAACTCAAGGTTGATCCATACATATATAAAAGAGAAACATCAAGGGGAAATTACTTTTGGAGACAAGTCAAGATTGGGCAGAGGGGGTATGACTGCTAAAGTTAATGCTGCTGTTTGCGCTGCTCATGCTGGCATCCCGGTCATTATAACTAGGTATTTAACATTTTTGTGCTGTGCTAAAATGCTTGCACTGAAGATAACTATTTTTAGTTTCACATTTTATACCATATATATATTGTTCTAATTGAGTCATTTTTGCATTGACTATTGGGGTAGTCACCCTCTCAtgctaaatttttaaaaccatggacaaaacataaaaaaaagagggTTGAATTAGGTTCTCTTGTGAAATGGTTTCCAAAGGATTGTTCCTTTTTCTTGGTTGTGAAAGTGCATCAATGGGTGTGTTCCTTCCCCACCCTCTTTTTGATACAACACATAGTTTATGGATATCAGACAAGGGAATGCAGATATTCCATTATGTCAGAGTATATATATCTTATGGCCTTAATCAGTTTGAAATAAATGTAATGTGCCATGCTATCTATGGTGGTTCGTGGATCATGTAATTCTAGGGtaaagaagaagacaaaaaaaattgacctTTTCTTCTATTTGTAAGTTGCAACCATTGGTATATTATCTTTGAAATAGTTCGAGAGATAAAAAGGATTCTTATTTCTGCTGTGAGCAATAATTTGCATGTAGTGCATAATATCAAGTATACACTTGGATTTTGTACTTTACTGACTTCGTATTATATTTTAACCTCTGTTGAAGTGGCTATGCTACAAACAACATCATACGAGTGCTTCAAGGGGAAAGAATAGGTACTGTCTTTCATAAGGACGCTCATTTATGGACCAATATAAAGGAAGTAAGTGCACGTGAAATGGCAGTTGCAGCACGTGAGGGTTCTAGACGGCTTCAGGTAAATACAGTGACATGTTGAGTGAATTACTAAATTAATCTTCCAAAGATAGCATGTCAGCATATTTGTCTTCTAAAGATTTTTGTCCCCAAATGATTCCATCAAAGACTTAAATTGTTGCTATATCATCCTTATAAAACACTAAAGTGGGACGAACTTCACAACTATATTGCATTTTTGAATTACTAACGTAtgtgatgaaaaaaaatcttttgaggAATAATGTGGAGAAATACTAATCTTTGAAGGACCAATTTAAGGCTTTACTTGTTAAATAGTAAATATGTATTACTGTTATAAGTTTTCCTTAGTCCTTActttcattaatataatttttttaagtggtGATTTATGTTATACTActactattactattattattctcCACACAATGAACTGAATTAGGGTAGTTATTAGAATTATATTGATGTTTTTGGTGTCAGATCCTCAAatctgaagaaaggaggaaaatATTGCTGGCAATTGCTGATGCATTGGAGACAAGTGAAAGTATGATAAGGCATGAGAATGAAGCTGATGTTGCTGATGCTGTGGCAACTGGATATGAAAAATCCTTGATGTCACGTTTAATCCTGAAGCAAGAGAAGGCAAGAACTTAATTGGTTGCATACTAGAGTTAAATACTGAAAGATAGCATACaccactttttttgttgttactGTATAACACTGATTTTTCATGTTCCAAAGTATggtttttttaaacttttttttttatgagagcATGTTTTAGTCTGATCTTTATTGTTGTACTTTACAGATCTCTAGTCTTGCAAAGTCTGTGCGCATGCTGGCAGATATGGAAGAACCAATtggtcaaattttaaaaaggacTGAGGTAAAAAATCCCTTTTCTTTTATCCTCCTAATTCTTTTGTAGTCACTAATTTCTTTGTCTTAATGAGTTtcttcttttattgaaaataaaaggctTATAAGTAACTTCTGATACTGGTGATGCGACATtgaaatatttaacattttccTCTTTTAACATGTTTTAAGTATGTAATATGTTTCCAGTATTTGATAAAGTAACAAATTGTAGAGCTGATCCTGTAACTTATGTTCACTAATTTTGGTTATAGTCACTGCTTTTaccaaaaaatgaataatgttATTAAACTATACATTTTATTGCTCAACACTCTTTGTGACGGTTCTGATTGTTTTTCTCTTTGTCCAGCTAGTAGATAAACTCATCCTGGAGAAGATATCATGTCCTTTGGGTGTCCTTCTGGTTATATTTGAGTCTCGACCTGATGCCCTTGTTCAGGTTAATTTAAATTCCCATTCCTTATCTGTCTTTCATCTTCAATAAACTGCTTAGAAGGACAAAGATTTGAGCATGATTACAAATTGTCCATTTAGTATAAGTTGATTGTCGTTTCAAATTTCAACATGTCCTATTGGTTTATGCAATCTTCTGACTCTACTTTTATTGATGAAGTGTGTTGTTTGAAATTGTTTAGTTGTTTTGGATATTTATCTTCAAGTTGTTTGGTTAAACGGATTAACAGATAGCTGCATTGGCAATTCGAAGTGGGAATGGTTTACTGCTTAAAGGTGGAAAGGAAGCCCGACGATCAAATGCAATCTTACACAAGGTTGGTACTATCTATTGATTTTAGTTGAGACTGGTGTTTTATGAGATTAATCTGGATCAGATTTGACTGTTGTTTCTTTGCCATCAATTCAGTTATACATATGTTTctatctttcatatttcttcttttattgtAGGTCATTACTTCAGTGATGCCGGATACTGTTGGTGACAAACTTATTGGGCTTGTGACTTCAAGAGATGAGATTCTAGACCTACTTAAGGTTGGATATcactagtaaaaaataaatcctcataattattgttttacaaTGGTTTGTCACTTATTATACTCTGTCTCAGCTTGATGATGTAATAGATCTAGTGGTCCCTAGAGGCAGTAATAAGCTTGTTTCTCAAATCAAGGAATCAACAAAAATTCCTGTTCTTGGTCATGCTGGTAATGTTCTTCcatataaatttcatattttgtagTTAGTATATAggctttattttttgaatttgtttttttcattaTGCAGATGGAATTTGTCATGTATATGTTGACAAGTCTGCTAATATTGATATGGCAAAGCAGATTGTTAGGGATGCAAAGACCGATTATCCTGCAGCTTGCAATGCGATGGTAATTAGCATTTACACATCCTTTGCAATGCACTAAATAAAACATGTTAATCTGTATCCTCCTCTCCTTTTGGGTTTTACTGAATTGGTAGGTGTGATGTTATTGGAATTTATGGACTATGctcatcaaaatatttttgtttttgtattctTAGGAAACTCTTCTCGTACACAAGGATCTGTCAAATAATGGTGGACTTCATGAGCTTGTCCTTGAACTCCAACGTGAAGGTACGACTTTACTTGCAAATGGAttgataaaaacaaactttaattcaaattgaagtgtatcttttttaatttttattttttaacaatccCCTTCATGAATGAAAAGAGATTTTGTTGTATTAGTTATGATATATATGGTGTTTTCTGTTTTCCCCCCATTTTATCATTAGATCACATCATGGTATTCTGTGTACAAGTAGTTCCCAACTTTTGAGCAATAATAAGTACAATGTGCAAGTTAAGGGAAGAAAAAGTGACCATAGTgtatagaagaataaaaaaaaagtttgatctTAAAACAAGCTtttcaaaggaaagaaaaatcatCTGTGTGAATAAAACTCACTcaagttattcaaatttcatataGCAATGGCAAGAAAAAAAGTTGGACCACTTGCATAACAGAAAAGAATAAGTGGATTTGTTTAATATGAAGCTATCATTTTGGAGTTCACCAAActgaaatataatttcttttctatttatttttgtgtCATGTTTAATtctctcaattttcttttcttaatgcATGGTGCAAGCAATATGCATCATATTTTCCTTCAAAAtcagaaaagataaataaacaGGGATAAAATGGCTTGCAGGTGTTAAAATGTTTGGTGGACCAAGAGCCAGTGGCTTACTAAACATTGCAGAAACGAACACTTTTCATCATGAGTATAGTTCACTTGCTTGCACAGTTGAAATTGTAGAAGATGTATTTGCTGCCATTGACCACATAAATCAACATGGAAGGCATGTTGGGTTCCtctaaataaatttcattttcattctcttaACTTCATCATTATTGAGTTTAAAATTCTCTTACTTTGCTGGTTATGCAGTGCTCATACTGAATGCATTGTTACAGAAGATAGTGAAGTTGCTGAGACTTTCTTAAGTCAAGTTGACAGGTATGTCTAGAAATTTGACTAaatgtttgtctttttttgccTTTAtctgttaaatttattttcacattAGTAAGGATATTTTATTCCCACTCAGCCAACTAAGGGTAAATTTtcttgccccaatttttttagTCTGGTGTCATTCTAACTTGATGACCCCACTTAGCAAGAAAAGGCTTGGTTGTTGTGTCACCATTACTCCATATCTTGTGAGAAAAAGGCTTTTGTTGTTGTCAGTGTTAGTTACTACTTCATTCCTAAACCTCATCACCATAATAATATGTCCCTTTGCAACTAATATGTCTATACTCTTTCAGCTCATGAGATTGAGTTATCAATTGTGGTTTTTGCATTAGTTTGTCTTCAATGAATTGTTCCATTtcataaacattattttacCCTGTGGAATCTGTAAATTTTACAGAATCGTTGTTGTGCAATCCATCTATTTCTCTCTCCAGAAAATCTTTTGTCATTCACCCCATTCTCTCTCTTCCTATATAGTGCCTCATGTCTAGTCCTAAATGAACAACATTTTGGGATTCAAAATGtttgtttcttaaaatacaGTGAGGATACCAAGTACCAACCATCTTTTATTTGgacaaaattcaattttcaacCTATTTTAGCATCCATTCTTTCATAACTTAGACTATGAATAACTCTTGTTGCTTCATGTCATTGACTGGAATATACGCAACTTTGCCTTGTGTACAAACAGTGCTGCTGTATTCCACAATGCAAGTACACGGTTTTGTGATGGAGCACGCTTTGGGCTTGGCGCAGAGGTAATGCATCTTCCCGAAATCTTATTATCATTAGTAACATTGATTTTATTTCCTCATCTGATCTTGGTACTATTAATTGTTGAACAGGTTGGAATTAGTACAAGTCGAATTCATGCTCGAGGTCCTGTAGGAGTTGAGGGGTTGTTGACAAACAGATGGTATGATATTCTGAGCTCATGTCAAggcttttgttttatttaatgaagGAAATAATACTTTCAACTAATATATGCACTTGTTGATACTTGTCATGTGGGTCTGTTCTGTGCTTCATTCTATTTTACTTCAACAATATtatttgtgcaattttttttcatcattctCACAGCACTTCCCTTTTTCAATACCTTGGCAAATAAGGTACAAGAAATTGTGTGGAAAAATGTGCAAGAAACCTATTACTTTTTACCAATCTGTTATTCACATTAAAGGCTTACAGTTATATTATTCAGCACTATGTTTTCGCCAATTTTCACATTTTGTGGATATAATGCAGGATATTGAGAGGGAGTGGGCATGTGGTTGATGGAGATCAAGGGATCAATTACACTTACAAAGAGTTGCCACTAAAAGCATAACTTTGCATGCAGAACTTAGCTCACTTTCAAGCTATAACATGCTCACCTCAACAAAGCAGCATCACTTTTCTGTTCTGTTATGATATGCAGAAGTTGCTGAGATGCTGGCCATGTATAATCGTAACTATCACTTGACCCTTTCCAGGGCCTTTTTCTTACCTGGAGCAAGCTCAAGGGGGGAGGAAATAATCGTAGGAATGCTACTGTTTGATTATACTTTTATAACATATTCCGAGTTTGTAAAACAGCAATGCTGTGACAGTTACAAATATTATTCACTACGTACTAGTGAACTTGAATAATTACGGAGAAGTTATTATTATAGAGAATtcaatttgttttgtgcagaattgTTGTTAGTCAAGTGCTGATTCTGCTGCATGTGATTAATTCTGATATATCAGTTGTAttgtagtttatttatttacttatttggaATGATTAGGTCTGTTAGTCAAACTGAATGTTTGTTTACTTGATCTAGTGTTTCTGCTTTAAATTCTTGATTTGATTGGCCTATTTTGTGTGTTTGGGACCATCACTTTTCTATTGTATTATTCTTTCTCATGGAATAAAAGAACTGAGTCTAGATTAAAACCCTGTTTCTCTCCATGGTACTAGAGCCATTTCCTAACGGCCCTTCGTTGCAATAGAGTCCAATGTTTTCTAAAAAGCTGTTAGTTATAAATTTGATTAGAACACaccaatattattataaaatcttcaccaaaaaaaaaagacaccaatattataaaagttttttttttacacgaaTAACTAATCTTAAATTATCATACCATTAAAAATCGTTGAttttctaacgttttaaaactcattttattttaccaTCACCATTTCTACCAAAATCTACCCAAAAGGGATTGAAAatgatcaaattcaaaacaGAACACATACATCACAGCCACAGGTAGGTTCCGTTCAGTTTTGGGGAAGGATCGCAAAGATATGGGTTCTCCACTTTGatgcattaatatatatatatatatatatatatatatatgagagggagaggctctgataccatagcTCAGCTCTGAGAAACAATCAGTATTCTttgaagtaaataattaaaagaaaggaCTGAAATGGCGGTGGTAATCTGTGCTGAATCAGTaattaagctaaaaaaaaaaacaaataattataccAACAAATATTTGAGGTGTGCTGGAATTCGTTTtattggaaaaaatatatatattatatgcttTTATTGGACCAATCCAAATCCACAGCTTTAACTTTACTGCTGAGTGATGACTCATGTGGACGCCCACAGCTGGTTCCTGTCTTTGCTTGCTTCGTTCCTGTTCCTACATAGCCACCCATCGAAACACATTTTTCTCCAAACTCTTTAAAAAACATGAGCAAAATGtgaccttttatttatttattatatgccACCTTTTTTACTCACAACAAATCTATTTTATTCATAGCAATTAATATTTTGAAGCCTCAAGGCTCAGGCCCTTGTAAGTTGTAATCATTCAAAGTCCTTGATTTTCCACATCTGGTCTCATGCCCAACCTCAACATGCTCCTCCAGCTCTTGCATGTGTTGTTGTTCCTTCTGATCCTGGTTTCATCTCAGCCTAACCAGATGGATTCTTGGGAAGCAACATCATGACCCTTAGAGGAGTAGCAGAAATGGAGTCAAATGGGATAGTGAAACTCACAGATGATTCGAGTAGAGTAATGGGTCAAGCTTTATACCCAACTGGTTAAAGGTTCAAGAACTCTAGTGATGGTAAAGCTttgtccttttcttcttcttttgctttgaTTATATTCCCTGAGTATGAAAAGTTAGGAGGGCATGGCCATCTGTGACACcttctacccctcacatatatactaataaaggaataaaaatttaaatattaattaaaagtatttttaaaacatttttaaatacaaacatttcaaagggataaaaggctcacattcactttcttctacatcatattcaaacttgtctaaataaataataaagtcatctcggctcaaacaaggtcgtctaagcttcatacaattaatatagaacttatatcctaatgtcacatcctatcagagcgttgtgttcccgtgtcctctagcatgaggttcttcatagtcatccacctattcatctgctcccccgaacacaaagttcaagatcatcacaggatccaaacacaaacaacaaaccgggagtgagttatcacattcctaactactagagagaaacaagacaacatatagtagtcaaatacaatttacttagcatatctcacattattttatcactttgtcattcaaaattcatttttcaatcatcaattacaatacacaagaatcacacactccgatcaagacataataacacatcaatttcataataaacaattagcaagcgtatgcaacagttatgctaagactcaagcctatatgcaatgtagtaccatgttagtgaaaaacctcgtcggacgcctaggagtacatgacaagacaaaccacacactagcaagtcaagtcactctcattAGGTAATattatagggagaccagtcagggtcacagtgttttgcgagaatgctccaaccatatgggatcaacatagacttaaaggaacactcaaaccgtatgacccccaaggcctacactccgaaaagtcggtcagggcctctccctcctgattcaggtccaacccagaaaacattttagcacacagactttatctatgaactgtacaaaacacacgacttctcaattgttctcaaaataattttaactcgtcgccctttaagggtcttatcattaactcgtcgcccttaaagggacttaacatcaactcgtcgccctaaaagggacttagcatcaactcatcgccctaaaagggacttagcattaactcgtcgcccttgaagggacttatgatcgtgtgattgtacaattcataattcacaactcaatgcacataacacttcaatgcacatatatatctcaatcatatacatactcaatttatcacatacacttaatcccaatcacaatagtataatctcaatttaaaatgttatcgcacctcatgaatcatatacattttatctatgaactatgaaatacacacatttactcaattgttttcaaaatcattttaactcgttgggttcccatagtggatcccatcacaatactcgtcgcccttaaaggatcttacaattgtgtgattgcacatttcatagttcataactcaatacacacatctcatctcaatacacatgtatttcatcatccgtcacatgttcaatttatcacatactcacagtttgaatcatcatttcataacctcaacataacaatttatacaaaagattttatcacgACATGGGATGTAAAACCTCTAAAATAGTTTCTCACACttgtatcaaaatcaatcaatcaaaatcatgggttaaacacaaggacatcaagagcactcaagtttatcaatcaattctcatcaggacatcaattggtacatagaacacaataatattgcattcataatcataaagaaaaattataattcaataaacatcccaaaataaatccaaattTAGTTCACTAAAGATCCCTACGCATGTTCTCACtaacccccaattgtgaataactcatctcttacctctgagcggactcacgtgtcttccgacagtgatagcggcatctctagcggttccctgagattcctcaagtttttcttcCGACTACTCTGATAGAATTCTCGAACGTCAGAGAAACGGAGAAGAGActgaagcctccacttgtactgtcttcatgcgattcctttttctcccgcCATGAATATGatctcacaaatcccaacggtgaaagtgtgagcaattgaatttcgaacaacatatccaaatttcatgaaaatccaacggtttaTGAAactgggatcgtagttttaccgagacagttttgggtttctgcgggaaaataaAAGGCTGCAATGCGAAGGGTTCTCCTCTAAGATCAGGCATGATTTTGGAATTCCCGACGGTGGTATTTCTCGAAATTGAGTTGCAAACgtggtactcaaatttcacgacaatcc contains:
- the ALDH18B1 gene encoding delta-1-pyrroline-5-carboxylate synthase isoform X4 → MVFVPYSLMVGTAVVTRSDGRLALGRIGALCEQLKELSSQGYEVILVTSGAVGLGRQRLRYRKLANSSFSDLQKPQEELDGKACAAVGQSSLMALYDTMFSQLDVTSSQLLVNDGFFRDSGFRKQLSDTVNSLLDLRVIPIFNENDAVSTRKAPYEHCVQDSSGIFWDNDSLAGLLALELKADLLVLLSDVEGLYSGPPSDPNSRLIHTYIKEKHQGEITFGDKSRLGRGGMTAKVNAAVCAAHAGIPVIITSGYATNNIIRVLQGERIGTVFHKDAHLWTNIKEVSAREMAVAAREGSRRLQILKSEERRKILLAIADALETSESMIRHENEADVADAVATGYEKSLMSRLILKQEKISSLAKSVRMLADMEEPIGQILKRTELVDKLILEKISCPLGVLLVIFESRPDALVQIAALAIRSGNGLLLKGGKEARRSNAILHKVITSVMPDTVGDKLIGLVTSRDEILDLLKLDDVIDLVVPRGSNKLVSQIKESTKIPVLGHADGICHVYVDKSANIDMAKQIVRDAKTDYPAACNAMETLLVHKDLSNNGGLHELVLELQREGVKMFGGPRASGLLNIAETNTFHHEYSSLACTVEIVEDVFAAIDHINQHGSAHTECIVTEDSEVAETFLSQVDSAAVFHNASTRFCDGARFGLGAEVGISTSRIHARGPVGVEGLLTNRWILRGSGHVVDGDQGINYTYKELPLKA
- the ALDH18B1 gene encoding delta-1-pyrroline-5-carboxylate synthase isoform X8, with the translated sequence MVGTAVVTRSDGRLALGRIGALCEQLKELSSQGYEVILVTSGAVGLGRQRLRYRKLANSSFSDLQKPQEELDGKACAAVGQSSLMALYDTMFSQLDVTSSQLLVNDGFFRDSGFRKQLSDTVNSLLDLRVIPIFNENDAVSTRKAPYEDSSGIFWDNDSLAGLLALELKADLLVLLSDVEGLYSGPPSDPNSRLIHTYIKEKHQGEITFGDKSRLGRGGMTAKVNAAVCAAHAGIPVIITSGYATNNIIRVLQGERIGTVFHKDAHLWTNIKEVSAREMAVAAREGSRRLQILKSEERRKILLAIADALETSESMIRHENEADVADAVATGYEKSLMSRLILKQEKISSLAKSVRMLADMEEPIGQILKRTELVDKLILEKISCPLGVLLVIFESRPDALVQIAALAIRSGNGLLLKGGKEARRSNAILHKVITSVMPDTVGDKLIGLVTSRDEILDLLKLDDVIDLVVPRGSNKLVSQIKESTKIPVLGHADGICHVYVDKSANIDMAKQIVRDAKTDYPAACNAMETLLVHKDLSNNGGLHELVLELQREGVKMFGGPRASGLLNIAETNTFHHEYSSLACTVEIVEDVFAAIDHINQHGSAHTECIVTEDSEVAETFLSQVDSAAVFHNASTRFCDGARFGLGAEVGISTSRIHARGPVGVEGLLTNRWILRGSGHVVDGDQGINYTYKELPLKA
- the ALDH18B1 gene encoding delta-1-pyrroline-5-carboxylate synthase isoform X6; translation: MHHVGTAVVTRSDGRLALGRIGALCEQLKELSSQGYEVILVTSGAVGLGRQRLRYRKLANSSFSDLQKPQEELDGKACAAVGQSSLMALYDTMFSQLDVTSSQLLVNDGFFRDSGFRKQLSDTVNSLLDLRVIPIFNENDAVSTRKAPYEHCVQDSSGIFWDNDSLAGLLALELKADLLVLLSDVEGLYSGPPSDPNSRLIHTYIKEKHQGEITFGDKSRLGRGGMTAKVNAAVCAAHAGIPVIITSGYATNNIIRVLQGERIGTVFHKDAHLWTNIKEVSAREMAVAAREGSRRLQILKSEERRKILLAIADALETSESMIRHENEADVADAVATGYEKSLMSRLILKQEKISSLAKSVRMLADMEEPIGQILKRTELVDKLILEKISCPLGVLLVIFESRPDALVQIAALAIRSGNGLLLKGGKEARRSNAILHKVITSVMPDTVGDKLIGLVTSRDEILDLLKLDDVIDLVVPRGSNKLVSQIKESTKIPVLGHADGICHVYVDKSANIDMAKQIVRDAKTDYPAACNAMETLLVHKDLSNNGGLHELVLELQREGVKMFGGPRASGLLNIAETNTFHHEYSSLACTVEIVEDVFAAIDHINQHGSAHTECIVTEDSEVAETFLSQVDSAAVFHNASTRFCDGARFGLGAEVGISTSRIHARGPVGVEGLLTNRWILRGSGHVVDGDQGINYTYKELPLKA
- the ALDH18B1 gene encoding delta-1-pyrroline-5-carboxylate synthase isoform X7 — translated: MVGTAVVTRSDGRLALGRIGALCEQLKELSSQGYEVILVTSGAVGLGRQRLRYRKLANSSFSDLQKPQEELDGKACAAVGQSSLMALYDTMFSQLDVTSSQLLVNDGFFRDSGFRKQLSDTVNSLLDLRVIPIFNENDAVSTRKAPYEHCVQDSSGIFWDNDSLAGLLALELKADLLVLLSDVEGLYSGPPSDPNSRLIHTYIKEKHQGEITFGDKSRLGRGGMTAKVNAAVCAAHAGIPVIITSGYATNNIIRVLQGERIGTVFHKDAHLWTNIKEVSAREMAVAAREGSRRLQILKSEERRKILLAIADALETSESMIRHENEADVADAVATGYEKSLMSRLILKQEKISSLAKSVRMLADMEEPIGQILKRTELVDKLILEKISCPLGVLLVIFESRPDALVQIAALAIRSGNGLLLKGGKEARRSNAILHKVITSVMPDTVGDKLIGLVTSRDEILDLLKLDDVIDLVVPRGSNKLVSQIKESTKIPVLGHADGICHVYVDKSANIDMAKQIVRDAKTDYPAACNAMETLLVHKDLSNNGGLHELVLELQREGVKMFGGPRASGLLNIAETNTFHHEYSSLACTVEIVEDVFAAIDHINQHGSAHTECIVTEDSEVAETFLSQVDSAAVFHNASTRFCDGARFGLGAEVGISTSRIHARGPVGVEGLLTNRWILRGSGHVVDGDQGINYTYKELPLKA
- the ALDH18B1 gene encoding delta-1-pyrroline-5-carboxylate synthase isoform X9; amino-acid sequence: MALYDTMFSQLDVTSSQLLVNDGFFRDSGFRKQLSDTVNSLLDLRVIPIFNENDAVSTRKAPYEHCVQDSSGIFWDNDSLAGLLALELKADLLVLLSDVEGLYSGPPSDPNSRLIHTYIKEKHQGEITFGDKSRLGRGGMTAKVNAAVCAAHAGIPVIITSGYATNNIIRVLQGERIGTVFHKDAHLWTNIKEVSAREMAVAAREGSRRLQILKSEERRKILLAIADALETSESMIRHENEADVADAVATGYEKSLMSRLILKQEKISSLAKSVRMLADMEEPIGQILKRTELVDKLILEKISCPLGVLLVIFESRPDALVQIAALAIRSGNGLLLKGGKEARRSNAILHKVITSVMPDTVGDKLIGLVTSRDEILDLLKLDDVIDLVVPRGSNKLVSQIKESTKIPVLGHADGICHVYVDKSANIDMAKQIVRDAKTDYPAACNAMETLLVHKDLSNNGGLHELVLELQREGVKMFGGPRASGLLNIAETNTFHHEYSSLACTVEIVEDVFAAIDHINQHGSAHTECIVTEDSEVAETFLSQVDSAAVFHNASTRFCDGARFGLGAEVGISTSRIHARGPVGVEGLLTNRWILRGSGHVVDGDQGINYTYKELPLKA